In Phormidium ambiguum IAM M-71, the following proteins share a genomic window:
- a CDS encoding beta-ketoacyl-ACP synthase, which translates to MNVKIFITGIGFFSALGDLDSSWQSLLAGKSAIKLRQPFSELKPRPLAMIGDRPTELLTLTQKVVEFALKDAGLNPPLPDCGVVIGSSRSQQARWEQFVQGSRGAEGQRGRGAEGQEKSPSTKYPVPSPLFPWLESLPNMAAICAARKIGATGAVLAPMAACATGIWALAQGFELIQTGQCQRVIAGAVETPITPLTLAGFQQMGALAQTGAYPFDKQREGLVLGEGAAVFVLETEELARARGAKVYGEVLGFGLTADAFHANAPEVGGKSAIYAVKQCLERSNLSPIDINYIHAHGTGTVLNDRNEAQLIKYLFPQNVAVSSTKGATGHTLGASGVLGVAFSLLGLRDRILPLCVGLRESEFDLNLVRVARSSEIQNLLCFSFGFGGQNAVIALGKI; encoded by the coding sequence ATGAATGTAAAGATTTTTATCACAGGCATCGGTTTTTTCTCAGCTTTGGGTGATTTGGATTCTAGTTGGCAAAGTTTGTTAGCTGGGAAATCTGCGATTAAGCTGCGTCAACCTTTTTCGGAACTAAAGCCAAGACCTTTGGCAATGATTGGCGATCGACCAACTGAACTATTAACCTTAACTCAGAAAGTCGTAGAATTTGCCTTAAAAGATGCCGGACTTAACCCACCTTTACCAGATTGCGGCGTAGTAATCGGCTCAAGTCGCAGTCAACAAGCACGCTGGGAGCAGTTTGTGCAGGGGAGCAGAGGAGCAGAGGGGCAGAGGGGCAGAGGGGCAGAGGGGCAAGAAAAGTCTCCCAGTACCAAGTACCCAGTACCCAGTCCCCTGTTTCCTTGGCTTGAGAGTTTGCCAAATATGGCGGCGATTTGTGCAGCAAGGAAAATTGGGGCAACTGGAGCGGTTTTGGCACCTATGGCGGCTTGTGCTACGGGAATTTGGGCATTAGCGCAGGGTTTTGAGTTAATTCAAACTGGGCAATGTCAGCGAGTAATTGCAGGTGCGGTAGAAACGCCAATTACACCTTTGACTTTGGCAGGTTTTCAACAAATGGGCGCTTTAGCTCAAACAGGCGCTTATCCTTTCGATAAACAGCGGGAAGGTTTGGTTTTAGGAGAAGGTGCAGCGGTTTTCGTTTTGGAAACCGAGGAATTAGCTAGAGCGCGAGGGGCAAAGGTTTACGGCGAAGTTTTGGGTTTTGGGTTGACAGCAGATGCTTTTCATGCTAATGCGCCAGAAGTGGGCGGAAAAAGTGCGATTTATGCGGTGAAGCAATGTTTAGAACGGAGCAATCTTTCGCCTATTGATATTAATTATATTCATGCTCATGGTACTGGGACAGTTTTGAATGATCGCAATGAAGCGCAATTAATTAAGTATTTATTTCCCCAAAATGTAGCAGTGAGTTCGACAAAAGGCGCAACTGGGCATACATTGGGAGCATCGGGAGTTTTGGGAGTTGCTTTTTCTTTGTTGGGGTTGCGCGATCGCATTTTACCCCTTTGTGTAGGTTTAAGAGAATCAGAATTTGATTTAAATTTGGTGAGGGTTGCGCGATCGAGCGAAATTCAAAATTTGCTGTGTTTTAGTTTCGGTTTTGGCGGACAAAATGCCGTGATCGCATTAGGAAAAATCTAA